A window of the Candidatus Paraluminiphilus aquimaris genome harbors these coding sequences:
- a CDS encoding methyltransferase: MPSRSATSEGFALTSDKPKSRYARFLLWRNRLLRSASFQKWAARLPLSQSIARQRATDLHHILAGFVYSQTLSASYKLGLLECLKDRIATLDEIAEYCELEKEAAFTLVNAAVAIDLLQKVDNAHWTLGELGASIHGNPGVQSMLRHHDLLYSDMADPAQLLRRRENASLRGYWPYVDGDHNDPAAAARYSELMADSQHLIANHILDSISLTGTSRLLDVGGGTGTFARLAADRFPHSETAVFDLPQVIASIPPKHSQQLRAYSGDMFNDTLPEGFNTISLVRILHDHDDLPVERLLARCFDALPSGGQIIIAEPMAGTRGAESIGHTYFGFYLWAMGSGRPREKSELYRMLEHAGFAGIREKKTHIPALVRVITAKKPNVIFC; encoded by the coding sequence ATGCCCTCACGATCGGCTACAAGTGAAGGCTTTGCGCTTACCAGCGATAAACCGAAAAGTCGCTACGCGCGGTTCTTACTTTGGAGAAATCGGCTACTAAGAAGCGCTTCTTTTCAAAAGTGGGCGGCAAGATTACCCCTGAGTCAATCGATTGCCCGGCAACGCGCGACGGACCTACACCACATTCTCGCTGGCTTTGTTTACTCCCAAACGCTTAGCGCATCTTACAAGCTGGGCTTACTGGAGTGTTTAAAAGATCGCATCGCCACACTTGATGAAATAGCTGAGTACTGTGAGCTCGAAAAAGAAGCCGCTTTTACTCTAGTCAATGCGGCGGTCGCGATCGACCTGCTTCAAAAAGTCGACAATGCGCACTGGACGCTAGGTGAGCTTGGCGCTTCTATCCACGGAAACCCCGGGGTTCAAAGCATGCTGAGGCACCATGATTTGCTGTACAGCGACATGGCAGACCCCGCTCAACTGCTTCGGCGCAGGGAAAACGCATCCTTACGTGGCTACTGGCCCTACGTGGACGGCGATCACAACGATCCAGCTGCCGCTGCGCGATACAGCGAGCTGATGGCGGACTCACAACACCTCATCGCAAATCATATTTTAGACTCGATCAGCTTGACGGGAACATCACGTCTTCTCGACGTTGGTGGTGGTACCGGCACGTTTGCGCGTTTAGCGGCAGACCGTTTCCCCCACTCAGAAACGGCCGTCTTCGATCTACCTCAAGTCATTGCATCAATACCCCCCAAACACAGCCAGCAACTCCGAGCTTATTCGGGCGACATGTTCAACGACACGCTCCCAGAGGGGTTCAACACCATTAGCCTCGTTCGAATTTTACATGATCATGACGATCTGCCGGTCGAGCGCCTATTGGCACGTTGTTTTGATGCCCTTCCAAGCGGAGGCCAGATCATTATTGCTGAACCGATGGCAGGGACCCGTGGCGCCGAATCGATTGGTCATACCTATTTCGGATTTTACCTTTGGGCGATGGGCAGCGGACGCCCAAGAGAAAAATCTGAGCTATATCGCATGCTGGAGCACGCCGGCTTCGCAGGAATTCGGGAGAAGAAGACCCATATTCCGGCGCTAGTACGCGTTATCACAGCAAAAAAACCAAATGTCATTTTTTGTTGA
- a CDS encoding polyprenyl synthetase family protein, whose amino-acid sequence MDSSLLDCEQHIEDAMAEHATAQCPPLLAQALNYAVFPGGARVRPQLCKAVALANNSSDVGLASAAATAVELLHCASLVHDDLPCFDDATQRRGKPSVHAKFGERIAVLTGDALIVAAFQTLAAHAVHAVRIERVPLVTTIVARGVGAPHGICAGQAWECEQRVDLARYHRAKTGALFVAATCAGAASAGVDPGPWVNLGASIGEAYQIADDIKDAVSDPETLGKPVGIDVKLDRPSAVRELGLEGAVSRLKDCLESGLDSMPSCAGQNMLYKLVRAQSSRFIPEKLGQVAA is encoded by the coding sequence ATGGACAGCTCATTACTTGATTGCGAGCAGCACATCGAAGACGCAATGGCCGAGCACGCCACAGCTCAATGCCCTCCACTACTGGCTCAGGCCCTGAACTACGCCGTATTCCCGGGTGGCGCGCGCGTGAGGCCACAGCTATGTAAAGCTGTAGCGCTAGCCAACAATTCCAGCGATGTCGGACTGGCAAGCGCGGCAGCTACTGCCGTTGAGCTTTTACATTGTGCATCGCTAGTACACGACGACCTTCCCTGCTTTGACGACGCGACTCAACGACGAGGAAAGCCCTCGGTACACGCTAAGTTTGGCGAACGCATTGCGGTCCTGACTGGAGACGCACTCATCGTCGCTGCATTTCAAACACTTGCGGCGCACGCAGTGCACGCAGTACGAATCGAACGAGTACCGCTTGTCACAACCATTGTTGCAAGAGGCGTTGGCGCTCCGCACGGCATTTGTGCCGGTCAGGCATGGGAGTGCGAGCAACGAGTCGATCTTGCGCGATACCACCGCGCAAAAACCGGCGCTTTGTTCGTGGCAGCCACCTGCGCCGGTGCAGCTTCAGCAGGTGTAGACCCTGGCCCTTGGGTAAACCTAGGCGCAAGTATTGGTGAAGCGTATCAAATCGCCGACGATATAAAAGACGCCGTATCTGACCCTGAAACATTAGGAAAACCAGTTGGTATCGATGTAAAACTTGACCGACCCAGTGCTGTGCGTGAGCTGGGCCTTGAAGGCGCCGTCAGTCGCTTAAAAGACTGCCTTGAATCCGGCCTCGACAGCATGCCCTCCTGTGCCGGTCAGAATATGCTGTATAAACTGGTTCGCGCACAATCGAGTCGATTTATTCCCGAAAAGCTCGGTCAAGTGGCCGCCTAA